In Armatimonadota bacterium, a single genomic region encodes these proteins:
- a CDS encoding PEP-CTERM sorting domain-containing protein, with the protein MRLFVGCGLVLASGIASAQFLLVPDSGNDRILKLDAQTGAVIDANFIVNAAFSTPVAAKQVGAEIWITDQINDSIYRYSDSGSLLSTITGQLDNVRGLNVVNGQVWVTNAGTANGGAIGIYRYDFSGNLLGNFALGASSGSNSPWDIKQFGSDVYISDSTSDDIDRYDVSGTYLGKFYNSPGSADLNFPQQIGTFNNQVMVAGFSIPTGLYRFDSSGAKVGTYDVSGSLGLRGVYQLGNGNILATGGTRLVLINTSGPVWTDSNLINQLTPAASFRFIHEFTPVPEPGTLAVLGLGCAAMLRRKQKVKKSL; encoded by the coding sequence ATGCGTTTGTTTGTTGGATGCGGCTTGGTTTTGGCTTCTGGGATTGCCTCAGCGCAGTTCTTGCTCGTTCCAGATTCTGGGAATGATCGGATTTTGAAGCTAGACGCGCAGACTGGGGCGGTTATTGATGCCAACTTCATTGTGAACGCCGCGTTTTCGACGCCGGTTGCGGCTAAGCAGGTGGGTGCTGAAATCTGGATCACGGATCAGATCAACGACTCGATCTACCGCTACAGTGATAGCGGAAGCCTGTTGAGCACAATCACGGGTCAGTTGGATAACGTTCGCGGGTTGAATGTGGTTAACGGCCAGGTCTGGGTTACAAACGCGGGAACAGCAAATGGCGGTGCCATTGGGATCTACCGCTACGACTTTAGCGGAAATCTGCTCGGGAACTTCGCGCTTGGAGCATCTTCGGGAAGTAACAGCCCTTGGGACATTAAGCAGTTTGGTTCCGACGTTTACATTTCGGATTCAACAAGCGATGATATTGATCGCTATGATGTTTCGGGCACATACCTTGGCAAGTTCTATAACTCGCCGGGGTCGGCGGACCTGAATTTTCCTCAGCAAATTGGGACGTTTAACAACCAAGTGATGGTTGCGGGGTTTAGCATTCCGACCGGGCTTTATCGCTTTGACAGCTCCGGAGCTAAGGTTGGAACCTACGATGTTTCGGGTTCACTTGGATTGCGGGGTGTCTACCAGCTTGGCAACGGAAACATTCTGGCTACGGGAGGCACTCGCTTGGTGTTGATCAACACTTCCGGCCCGGTTTGGACAGATTCGAATTTGATCAACCAGCTGACACCGGCGGCGAGCTTCCGATTCATTCATGAATTCACTCCGGTGCCTGAGCCCGGAACTCTAGCAGTATTGGGGCTGGGGTGCGCGGCGATGTTGCGGCGGAAGCAGAAGGTCAAGAAGTCTTTGTAG
- a CDS encoding ABC transporter ATP-binding protein has translation MAAAIETKQLTKTYKSKSRNLTVVDKLDLHVEEGEIFGFLGPNGAGKTTTIKMLLSIIEATSGEGYILGKELGDFDVHKLISYVPERPYYYEYMTGLEILKFYGSLFGISDVAHMQNLLERVGLADARNTNKTINQYSKGMQQRIGLAQALLNDPKLLFLDEPTGGLDPIAHREIRDLILGFREEGRTVFISSHELSEVELICDRVAIINHGVIVAQGKLTDLLAGGRVEILVGKLDRGVFSDMKIEDGNIHDTPAGVLFDVPEGSEINAIIDGARAKGGQIVSIVPRKKRLEDLFVEAVRNK, from the coding sequence TTGGCCGCCGCCATAGAAACAAAGCAGTTAACAAAGACTTACAAGAGCAAAAGCCGAAACCTTACCGTTGTGGACAAGCTCGACCTTCACGTTGAAGAAGGCGAGATTTTCGGATTCTTGGGGCCAAACGGCGCCGGGAAGACGACGACCATCAAGATGCTTCTCAGCATCATTGAAGCAACGTCAGGCGAAGGATACATTCTTGGTAAGGAACTTGGTGACTTTGATGTGCACAAGCTCATCAGTTACGTCCCCGAGCGACCTTATTATTACGAGTACATGACCGGACTTGAGATCCTCAAGTTCTACGGATCGCTCTTCGGAATCTCCGATGTGGCGCACATGCAGAACTTGCTGGAGCGCGTAGGCCTTGCCGACGCTCGCAATACCAACAAGACGATCAACCAGTACTCGAAGGGTATGCAGCAACGCATCGGGCTTGCCCAGGCGCTCCTGAACGATCCTAAGTTGTTGTTCCTAGACGAACCTACGGGTGGACTTGACCCGATTGCTCATCGCGAGATTCGCGACCTTATCTTGGGCTTCCGCGAGGAAGGCCGAACGGTCTTTATTTCATCGCACGAGCTTTCGGAAGTTGAGCTGATCTGCGACCGCGTAGCGATCATCAACCACGGCGTCATCGTTGCACAAGGCAAGCTGACCGACCTTCTGGCTGGCGGGCGAGTTGAAATTCTGGTTGGAAAGCTTGATCGAGGCGTTTTCAGCGACATGAAGATCGAAGATGGCAACATCCACGACACTCCGGCTGGTGTGTTGTTCGACGTTCCGGAAGGATCGGAAATCAACGCGATCATCGATGGTGCTCGTGCAAAGGGTGGCCAGATCGTGAGTATTGTTCCGCGCAAAAAGCGCCTTGAAGACCTATTCGTGGAGGCGGTTCGAAACAAATGA